From Parasphaerochaeta coccoides DSM 17374, a single genomic window includes:
- the rpsU gene encoding 30S ribosomal protein S21 has protein sequence MAFVRVDDNEPLEKSIKRFKRMVEKEGIIREWKKREYYEKPSTILNRKNKAMSRRQLKKVRKLHNQKSV, from the coding sequence TTGGCTTTTGTACGTGTAGACGACAACGAACCGCTCGAAAAGTCAATCAAGCGTTTCAAGCGCATGGTTGAAAAAGAAGGCATCATTCGCGAGTGGAAGAAAAGAGAGTACTACGAGAAGCCTTCGACCATCCTCAACCGCAAGAATAAGGCTATGAGTCGCAGACAGCTCAAGAAGGTACGCAAATTGCACAACCAGAAAAGTGTATGA